GCGGCACGTCACGGTGCTGTTCGGCGACCTGCGCGGCTTCACGCGCTTCGCCGCCGGCGCCGCACCGGACACCGTCGCGGCGACGATCTCGGAGTTCCTGAGCGCGATGGTGGAGTGCGTGTTCAAGCACGGCGGCACGCTCGACAAGTTCATCGGCGACGCGGTGATGGCGCAGTGGGGCGCGCCCGAGGGGCACCCCGACGATCCGGACCGCGCGATGCGCGCCGCGCTCGACATGATCGACGCGCTCGACGCGTTGAACGCGGAGTGGTCGGCGGTCGGACGTCCCACGCTCGCGATGGGGGTCGGGCTGTCGTACGGCGAGGTGTTCGCCGGCAACATCGGGTCCGAGCGCCGCCTCGAGTTCACGGTGCTCGGCGACGCGGTGAACCAGGCCGCGCATCTGTGCGACGCGGCCGGCCCGAACGAGATCCTGTTGGGCGACGGGCTGCGCGCGGTGCTTCGCGAGCCGCCGCCGCTGCGCATCGTCCCGTCGCCCGGCGGCAAGGCCGAGGCGGGACCGGTGTACGCGGTCGTGCGGCGCATGAGCTGACGCGGTGCCCGCCGGCTACACGGGGCTCTCGGCAGGCGGCGTGCACGTGATCTGTCTCGCGGAGTGCGCGGGCGCGATCCGCGAGGCGCTCGGCGACGGCACGCTGCACGAGTGGGCGGCGTCGCACCCCGAGCGGCGCGAGCTGCGCGGTCGCGGCTCGGCGTACGCGGCGACGCTGCCCGACGGCGAGACGCAGGTCGTGGTGCGCCACAGCCGCCACGGCGGCCTGCTCGCCCCGCTCACCGGCGATCGGTTTCTCGCGCCGACGCGCGCGCCGCGCGAGCTCGCGACGTCGATCGCGCTGCGTGACGCGGGCGTGCGCACGCCGCAGATGGTGGCGTACGCGATCTATCCCGCGGGGCCGCTGCTCCGGCGCGCCGACGTGGCGACGCGGCTCGTGCCCGATGCGCGCGACCTCGGCGACGCGATCGGCGCGGTGCCGGACGACGCGTGGATCGACGCGACGGCGGCGCTGCTGCGCGCGCTCGCGGCGGCGGGGGCGCGGCATCCGGACCTCAACCTGAAGAACGTGCTGCTCGCGGCCGACGGTGCGTGGGTGCTCGACGTGGACGTCGTGGCGTTAGGCACGCCGCCCGAGGCTGCGGCGCGCGCGAACTGGGCGCGGCTGGAGCGGTCGCTATTGAAGTGGCGGCGCGAGCGCGGGCTCGCCATCGCCGACGCCGCGCTCGCGGAGCTCGCCCGACGCGTCGCATGACGGCCCGCGACTCCGCAGCGCCGTACGCGCACGTCCCGCTCGACCGCGTCTGCATCGTGATGATGAGCGCGGTGGGCGACGCGGTGCACGTGCTGCCCGTGCTCACGGCGCTCGAGCGCGCGCACCCCGCGATGCACGCCACGTGGGTGCTGCAGCCCGGGCCGGCGACGCTCGTGCGCGGGCACCCGTCGGTGGACGACATCGTGCCGTTCGACCGCACGGCGGGGGTGCGCGGGTTCGCCGACGTGCGGCGCGAGCTGCGCGCGCGCGGGCCATTCGACCTGTGCATCAACCTGCAGGTGTACTTCAAGGCCGGTCTCATCACGTCGTTCGTGCCGGCGCCGGTGAAGCTCGGCTTCGACCGCGCGCGGGCGCGCGACTTCAACTGGCTGTTCACGAACGCGAAGATCCCGCCGCACGCGATGGGGCACGTGCAGGACCAGTACTTCGAGTTCCTCGAGGCGCTCGGCGTACCGCACGAGCCGCCGGTGTGGAATCTCGGCCCGTGGCCCGACGAGCGCGCGTGGCAGGCGGAGTTCCTCTCGCAGTTCGACCGACCGATCGCGCCGATCGTCGTCGCGACGAGCAAGCCGCAGAAGGACTGGCTTCCCGAGCGGTGGGCCGCGGTGTGCGACGCGCTGTACGCCGACTTCGGGCTGCAGCCGGTGCTCGTCGGCGGTCGCTCGGAGCGCGAGCTGGCGGCGGAGGCGGTGATCGTGCGCGAG
This DNA window, taken from Gemmatirosa kalamazoonensis, encodes the following:
- a CDS encoding lipopolysaccharide kinase InaA family protein, which translates into the protein MPAGYTGLSAGGVHVICLAECAGAIREALGDGTLHEWAASHPERRELRGRGSAYAATLPDGETQVVVRHSRHGGLLAPLTGDRFLAPTRAPRELATSIALRDAGVRTPQMVAYAIYPAGPLLRRADVATRLVPDARDLGDAIGAVPDDAWIDATAALLRALAAAGARHPDLNLKNVLLAADGAWVLDVDVVALGTPPEAAARANWARLERSLLKWRRERGLAIADAALAELARRVA
- a CDS encoding glycosyltransferase family 9 protein, whose protein sequence is MTARDSAAPYAHVPLDRVCIVMMSAVGDAVHVLPVLTALERAHPAMHATWVLQPGPATLVRGHPSVDDIVPFDRTAGVRGFADVRRELRARGPFDLCINLQVYFKAGLITSFVPAPVKLGFDRARARDFNWLFTNAKIPPHAMGHVQDQYFEFLEALGVPHEPPVWNLGPWPDERAWQAEFLSQFDRPIAPIVVATSKPQKDWLPERWAAVCDALYADFGLQPVLVGGRSERELAAEAVIVREARHRPVSALGSGLRKLVAILDGAALVLSPDTGPLHMTVALDRPVVSLIGYSNPKRVGPYRKFRDLMIDAYGEPGEEYPISMENRLDRMPRITVDDVLAKVQVWRERYRAV